The DNA segment TGTCGGTTCCGATCTTTCGCGGGGGTTGGCGCAATTGTCCGGGTCGCGCCAGCTCCCGTTTTTCGTTGAATCATGTCGGCGACGACAGCACTGTTGCCTTTAGCAGCTTAATTGCATTGCTCATACCGGTCAGCAGATTCTTCTCGATTTCGGCCATCGTGATTTCGCCGTCGACGATGCCGGCCGCCCAGTTGGCAACCACCGAAATGTTGGCGTATGGAATTTCCAGTTCCCGGGCCAGCGCCGCTTCCGGCATTCCGGTCATACCGACCAAATCGCAACCGTCGTTGGCCATACGTTTGATTTCCGCGATCGTCTCCAGCCTCGGCCCCTGGGTACAGCCGTAAACGCCACCATCGTATACCTCGATGCCGGCCGTGTTGGCGGCCCGCAGGATACGCTGCCTCAAACTCGGAGTATACGGTTCGGTAAAATCGATATGGGTCACGTGTTCCAGTTCGTCGGCAAAAAACGTGTGTTCGCGGCCGTAACTGTAATCGATCAATTGTGTCGGAATCGCAATCTTGGCCGGTCCCATCGCTGCGCCGATGCCGCCGACCGCGGCGACGCCGATGATTTCAGTGGCGCCCAGTTGCTGCAAACCCCAGATATTGGCGCGGTAATTGATTTTATGGGGCGGAATCCGGTGCGGATTGCCGTGTCTGGCCAGGAATATCAGGGAGTGTCCATTCAATTCGCCGAATACGTATGGCGCAGATGGTGAGCCGAACGGCGTTTCCAGGGTTTGTTCGCCGGTTATGCTCAGTTCTGCGATTTGGGTCAGGCCGGTGCCGCCGATAATTGCCAATGTCATAACACTTCCTTGCAGGCGAAGACGCCCGGTGCGTTTCTCAAATAACCCTTGTAATCCATACCGTAACCGAACAAGTAGTGGTTGGCGACGGTCAAGCCGACGAAGTCCGGTGTAACCGGCTTTTCCTGATCCAGTTGTTTGTCGAACAACACGGCGGTGAAGACTTGTTCCGCACCTTGCTCCAGACAATAGTCGATAATGCCTTGCAGCGTGTGGCCTTCGTCCAGTATGTCGTCGACGATCAATACCGAACGTCCCGAGAGCGGGGTCGTCGGTTTGTACAGCCAGTGCAGATCGCTGCCGGACGTGGCATTGCGGTAGCGGCTGGCATGGATGCTGTCCAAGGTCAAAGGGAAGTCCAGCCGCGGCAGTAATTTGCCGGCGGCGATGATGCCGCCGTTGATGACGCATAACAGCAACAGATTACTGTCGGCCAAGGTCCGATTGATGTTGGCCGCCATTTGGTCCAGCGCTGCCTCGACCTCGGCCTCGCTGTGCAACAACAGCGCCTGTTGTTTGACCAACTCGATTTCTTCAAGCAAAGGATTCATAAAATTCGGTGATTAGTTGGGAAAATTGGCGCCATTGCGGGTGTTCGGCCAAATTGTCCAGACTCAAGTTGTTGCGACCGCGCATGGCTTGCAGGCGTCGTTCGCGCTTGTCGTCGCGGTTGGTCGGTAAAGTGTCCAATACCTGTTCGGCGGCCGTCGGGTTATTGCACACCAGCAGCATGTCGCAACCGGCTTGTTGAGCCAGTCCCGCGCGCTCGTTGAAGTCGCCGATGCTGGCGGCCCCGGCCATACTCAGGTCGTCGCTGAAAATGGCGCCGTCGAAACCCAATTCCCGGCGCAGTACCTGCTGCAACCAAATCTCGGAAAATCCGGCCGGATAGCGGTCGACCTGCGGGTAAAGCACATGCGCAGGCATTACTGCTTCCAAGCCTTCCTCGATCAAGCGCCGGAACGGGACCAAATCCTGGCGGCGAATGCCTTCCAGGTCGCGCTCGTCTATCGGTAAGTCCAGATGCGAATCCAGTGCCACCCCGCCATGGCCGGGGAAGTGCTTGCCGGTGGCGGCCATGCCGGCGGCGCGCATGCCGGCGCGGAATTTGCCGGCCAGTTCGGCGGCTTGTTCCGGGACTTGAGAGAACGAGCGGTCGCCGATGATCGTGCTGATGCCGCAGTCCACATCCAGCACCGGGGCAAAGCTGAAGTCGGCGCCGACGGCCAAAATCTCGCTGGCCATCAGCCAACCGGCCGCTTCCGCCAATTCCGGTCGCTCGGCGTAACGCGCCGCCGCCGGCAAGCGGGTAAAGCCGGTTTGGAAGCGTTGGACCCGGCCGCCTTCCTGGTCGACGGCAATCAGAATATCGCCGTTGCGGGCCTGGCGAATGTTGCGGATCAATTGGGCAACCTGTTGCGGATTTTCGTAATTGCGGGAAAACAGGATCAAGGCGCCGGTATTGGGATGAGCGATTTTTTCTAGGTCCAGCGCAGTCAGGCTGTGGCCTGCGATGTCGATCATCACCGGGCCGATAGCGAGTGGTTTCATCGTGATAAATGCAGAAAATGGAATATACTTTTTGGCGTTACCACCACATTATATGAGGAATCCGTGCGAACATTTATTTTGTTGCTCTGTTTAGTAATGGCGCCGTTTATGGCGCAGGCCAACTCGGGCGAGAAAAAGGCCGACGAAAGCGCCGGGCCGGTGATCGAATACATCGAAATGAAGCCGAAATTTACGGTGAATCTGGCCGAACCGAAACGGTATCTGATGATCAACGTGCAGTTGCTGGTAGAAGGCGCCGAGCATGTCGAGAAAGTCAAAAAACATATGCCGCTGTTGCGTCACGAAATGATCATGATGTTGAGCGGCATGCATGTCGCGGATGTGCAGTCCATGGAACAACGTGAGGCCTTGCGCCTGAAAACCAAACAACTGATTACCGACTTGCTGGTTAAAATTCAAAATAGCGACGGTTTCAGAGATGTCTTCTTTTCCGAGTTTTTAATCCAATAACCATTCTCCCAGCGTTTCGCGCAGTTGCGTGAGGCGCTGCTCCGGTTGTTCGCCATTGTAGGGCAGGGCTGGAAACTTTCCCCAAACCGGCGCCGGCCAGGCTTTGTCGCTTTGGTAACGCGCTACGTGATGCAGGTGTAGTTGCGGTACCAGATTGCCGATTGCGGCGATGTTCAGTTTGTCAGGCCGGTATAACCGGTCTAACGCCTCTGCCAACAGGCAGGATTCTTCCAACAGCGTATGCCGGTCCGCGGGATTTAACTGGTATATTTCTGTGATATCGGCTCGACGCGGCACCAGGATGAACCAGGGATATTGGCTGTCGTTCATCATCAGCAGTTCCGACAGTGCCAGACTGCCAACGCTAAAACAATCCCGTCGCAATTGCGGGTGAAGTTGAAAATCGGTCATTGCTACCTCTTATAAATGTCGGTCGATTCCGCCGCAGGCCGAATTGGTGTTGCCGTCACCGGCAGTATTGGTGGGTTTTTTCCAAAGCAAAGTTAACCGTCGGTAATATCGGTGATGCGACTGACGATTCGGCCGTCGGCCAAGCGGGTATCGAGCAGATCGTCGGAGTTTAGCTGGCTTACCGACTTGATCACCTGTGCCGAGCCGTGGCGCCGAACGATAGCATAGCCGCGTTCCAGCGTGGCCAGTGGGCTGACGGCCTGCAGGGTTTGCGCTGCGGCGGCGTGACGGCTTTTTAACCCTGCAATTTTGCCGTTTACCGCAGCCTGAAGCCGTTGCCGGAAAAATTGCAATTGCCGTTGCTGAGCATTGATTGCCGCCAGCGGTTGGTTGCGGTACAAGCGCTGTTCGCGGATCGCCGCTTGCTGGCGGGCATGAGCCAGCCGGTTTTGCATCGCATGTTGCAGGCGCAGTTCCAATTCGTCCAGGCGTTGAGCATTGCGCTGCAGCTTCTGGCCGGGGTGCTGGCTGCGCAAGGCTTTTTCCAGCCACTCCAGCTGCTGGCGCTGACGCAGTAGTTTTTGCTGTATCAGTCGCTGCAGTTGGCGCTCGAAGCTGGCAAATGCGCCGAGCAAGCTATTCGCATCCGGTACCACGCATTCGGCGGCCGCCGACGGCGTCGGCGCGCGCATGTCGGCGACGAAATCGGCGATGCTGAAGTCCACTTCGTGGCCGACGGCGGAGATTACCGGAATCTTGCTGGCGGCAATGGCACGGGCGACGATTTCCTCGTTGAACGCCCATAAGTCTTCCAGCGAGCCGCCACCGCGGGCCAAAATCAGAACGTCGGCTTGCGGATTGCGATTTGCTTTGGCCAATGCCGCGCTGATTTCGAATTTAGCGCTCTCGCCCTGTACCGCAACCGGATAAATCAGGACCGGTATCGCCGGAAAACGCCGTCTCAATACGCTGAGGATATCGTGAATCGCGGCGCCGCTGGCCGAAGTAATCACGCCGATGCAGTCCGGCAGGGTAGGTAGCGGTTTTTTGCGTTCCTGGTCGAACAAACCCTCGGCCAGCAGTTTCT comes from the Methylomonas sp. EFPC3 genome and includes:
- the xseA gene encoding exodeoxyribonuclease VII large subunit, producing MTDSEAIYSVSELNRETKRLLANHFRTVQVQGEISNLSLPSSGHYYFTLKDAQAQVRCAMFKGQQQRLRFKPANGDSVIATAQVSLYEPRGDYQLVVEHLAEAGDGALRLAFERLKQKLLAEGLFDQERKKPLPTLPDCIGVITSASGAAIHDILSVLRRRFPAIPVLIYPVAVQGESAKFEISAALAKANRNPQADVLILARGGGSLEDLWAFNEEIVARAIAASKIPVISAVGHEVDFSIADFVADMRAPTPSAAAECVVPDANSLLGAFASFERQLQRLIQQKLLRQRQQLEWLEKALRSQHPGQKLQRNAQRLDELELRLQHAMQNRLAHARQQAAIREQRLYRNQPLAAINAQQRQLQFFRQRLQAAVNGKIAGLKSRHAAAAQTLQAVSPLATLERGYAIVRRHGSAQVIKSVSQLNSDDLLDTRLADGRIVSRITDITDG
- a CDS encoding HIT domain-containing protein, whose amino-acid sequence is MTDFQLHPQLRRDCFSVGSLALSELLMMNDSQYPWFILVPRRADITEIYQLNPADRHTLLEESCLLAEALDRLYRPDKLNIAAIGNLVPQLHLHHVARYQSDKAWPAPVWGKFPALPYNGEQPEQRLTQLRETLGEWLLD
- a CDS encoding hypoxanthine-guanine phosphoribosyltransferase, producing MNPLLEEIELVKQQALLLHSEAEVEAALDQMAANINRTLADSNLLLLCVINGGIIAAGKLLPRLDFPLTLDSIHASRYRNATSGSDLHWLYKPTTPLSGRSVLIVDDILDEGHTLQGIIDYCLEQGAEQVFTAVLFDKQLDQEKPVTPDFVGLTVANHYLFGYGMDYKGYLRNAPGVFACKEVL
- the nagZ gene encoding beta-N-acetylhexosaminidase yields the protein MKPLAIGPVMIDIAGHSLTALDLEKIAHPNTGALILFSRNYENPQQVAQLIRNIRQARNGDILIAVDQEGGRVQRFQTGFTRLPAAARYAERPELAEAAGWLMASEILAVGADFSFAPVLDVDCGISTIIGDRSFSQVPEQAAELAGKFRAGMRAAGMAATGKHFPGHGGVALDSHLDLPIDERDLEGIRRQDLVPFRRLIEEGLEAVMPAHVLYPQVDRYPAGFSEIWLQQVLRRELGFDGAIFSDDLSMAGAASIGDFNERAGLAQQAGCDMLLVCNNPTAAEQVLDTLPTNRDDKRERRLQAMRGRNNLSLDNLAEHPQWRQFSQLITEFYESFA
- a CDS encoding flagellar basal body-associated FliL family protein, with protein sequence MAQANSGEKKADESAGPVIEYIEMKPKFTVNLAEPKRYLMINVQLLVEGAEHVEKVKKHMPLLRHEMIMMLSGMHVADVQSMEQREALRLKTKQLITDLLVKIQNSDGFRDVFFSEFLIQ
- a CDS encoding S-methyl-5'-thioinosine phosphorylase, which translates into the protein MTLAIIGGTGLTQIAELSITGEQTLETPFGSPSAPYVFGELNGHSLIFLARHGNPHRIPPHKINYRANIWGLQQLGATEIIGVAAVGGIGAAMGPAKIAIPTQLIDYSYGREHTFFADELEHVTHIDFTEPYTPSLRQRILRAANTAGIEVYDGGVYGCTQGPRLETIAEIKRMANDGCDLVGMTGMPEAALARELEIPYANISVVANWAAGIVDGEITMAEIEKNLLTGMSNAIKLLKATVLSSPT